Part of the Saccharicrinis carchari genome is shown below.
GACCCTTGCTTCATTTAATTCTGAAGATAAAATCTTGAATCAGGCACAGCGAGAAGATTTATTTTCAAACATGCCATTCATTGAAGCAATAGGAAAAACCAATCCGATTATTTTCATGGATGAACCGCAAGAGGGAATGGACACCGATAATTCACATGAACGTATCGGAAAATTAAATCCTCTTTTTAAAATTAGATTTTCCGCTACTCACAAAGTAGTATGCAATTTACTTTATCGTTTGACTCCATACGATAGTTACAAACAAGGACTTGTGAAGAAAATTGAAGTTCTTACGGTAACCGAAAAAAACGATGAAGCATCACTAAAAATAGAATTTTCTGAAGTTCAGAACGGGAAAAGTGACCCGAAAGCAAAATTAAAAGCATGGCATCAGACTAAATCTGGGAAAATTGAATTTAAAGATACAAAATGGTTAAAAGTAGGTGATAACTTAGGGGATGTTACTAGCAATCCAAGCTATCTTAACTACAAAATAAACCGAATAAATAAAAGTCTGAAAACACAAAAATGGAGCGTTACATTTAGTAATGGTGTTGAGTTGTTTGAAAAAACTACAACAGGAAATTTACAGCCTATTTGGACTTTACAGTTAGAATGGTTAATCCATCGCCATTTTACAAAAACAGAACGACTTGCCGAAAAAGGAATCAAGTGTTTATCCTTAATTTTTATCGACAAAGTGTCTAATTACATGGGTGAAGAGCCTATTATTAAAAACCTTTTTGCCGAAAAATACCGTGAAATTTACCCCGAATACAATGGAGGAAAAGAGCCAAGCGAGGAATATATAAAATCAATTCAAGGATATTATTTCGCTCAAAAAGCTTCGGGCGAATTTGCCGATAATGAAGGAGGTGTTAACGAACAAAAACGCATTTACGAACTTATTTTAAAAGGTCGTGAAGAATTGTTAAATAAGGACAACCCCGTTCAGTTTGTTTTTTCTCATTCAGCTTTAGGAGTTGGTTGGGATAATCCAAATGTTTTCAATATTGCAACTCTGAATACTGCATTTTCCGAAATCCGAAAACGTCAAGAAATAGGACGAGGTTTGCGGATTTGCGTAAATCAGGATGGACAGCGTGTTTATGATAGCCTTGCGGTTGAAGATTCAGAAAGGATTAATCAGCTAACTGTAATCCCAAATGAAACTTATGAAACGTTTGTAACTCAATATCAGGAAGAAATTAAATCGGTTTATGGTTCAGCTTCTGCAGGTGCTGGAATGACACATACACACAAAGGAGAAAAACAAAACCTTGTGAAATTCAAAAGAAACCAATCTGAAACTATTGATGAAGCTTTTAAACGTTTTTGGAAAGCTATGTCAAAGAAAACCGATTACATTATGTCTTTTAGCGAGGACAATTTGATAAGCACATCTGTTGAAAGATTAAATCAAATAGAAATTCCTGATTATGTTATTGAGGCAAGTAGTCATATGATTCAGGAAATTTCCGAAGATGGAAAACAAGATGAGTTTGGCGGTAAAGAATCGCGTCAAATGAAAGCGAGTTTTACAGCACTTGACTTAATCGAAGAATTAAGTGAAAATACTGGCATTAGCTATCAAACGACAATCGAAATTATTAATAAAATAAATCTTGACCATTTTATAAAAAATCCACCTCGCTTTATTCATGAAGCTGCTTCAATTATTCGCAATGTAGAATTAGAAGAAATGGTACGTGGGCTTGATTATCATATAACAGGCGATGAGTACACTTTTAATTTCGAAGAATTTGAGCGTCAAATCGATGATAAGAAAATCAGGGAAACTCCAAATAAAGGGGTTTACGATAAATTTGTTTTTGATAGTGATATTGAATCTCGATTTGGTTTACATGCTGAAAATGACCCTGAAGTAGTTTGTTTTCTCAAATTGCCACTTTGGTATAAAATCAAGACACCTGTTGGTGAATACAATCCTGATTTTGGTGTAGTAATGAAGCGTAAACAGTTAAAAACTGGCAATGAAAGTCAGTATTATTTTGTAGTCGAAACGAAAGGAACAGACGACATAAATGATAAAAAAGCGTTAACTGAAAGTGAAATTTATAAAATAAGATGCGCCATAAAACACTTTACTGCTTTGGGCGTGGAAGTTCAATACAATGCTCCAATAAAGGAATACAACACTTTCAAAACAAAAGCAACACAAACAATTAATGAATTAGAAGAAGCATAGCAATGGAAAATATACAAGACTTAATGCCTAACAGTCACGATTGGAACAAAGAGCGTTTAGAAACTTTAAAGCAAATGTTTCCTGACCTGTTTACAAACGAAGGGCAATTAAATATAAATGAACTAAAAAAAGTTGTAGACCCTAGCAGTGTTGCCGAAACAGAACGTTATGAGTTTCGTTGGTTTGGCAAAAGCAATGCTAAACGTAATGCCTTTACTCCAAGCAATGCAACCCTAATTTATGATGAGCAACGAAGCGTAAATCCAACCGAGAGCGAAAACCTGATAATTGAAGGTGAAAACCTTGAAGTGCTAAAGCTTTTAAGCGGAAGCTATCGTGAAAAAATAAAATGCATATATATAGACCCTCCATATAACAAGGATAAAGATTTCGTTTACAAAGACACATGGAAACTAGACATAAAGGCTTATTGGGAATTAAATGGAGTTTTCAGAGATGGTGTTAAAGTTGATACAAATTCAGATACAGATGGTCGTTATCATAGTAATTGGCTAAATATGATGTATAGTCGTCTTTTGATATCAAGACAGCTCCTTAAAGAAGATGGTGTTATTTTTATATCAATTGATGATACTGAAATCCATCATCTTCGAAAAATGTGTGATGAAGTTTTTGGAGAACGAAATTTTCTTACTCAATTTTCATGGAGAACAGATGGGAATTTTGATAACCAAGCGAAATTCAAAAAATGCCATGAATATATTGTTGTTTATGCAAAAAATGAAGAATTATTTCCTGCACCACCAGTTGTAGACCCAGGCACAAATGATGATAGTAAGTTATTCTTGGAAGAAATTAGAAATACGATTGTCAAAAATGGACCAAAAAATCCAGTTAGCGAAGTTAAATTACCAATAGGTTTTCCATCTGATATCAAGAATGGAACTATTGATAAAAGAGAAAAATCTTGGCCAAATTATTTAAATGATGCTATAATAACAGATGGAAAACTTCAGTCAGAAACAATTGTAAAAAGTGGATGGAGTTCAAAGGATTTATTAATTGAATTTATTGAAAATAATTGCCAACCTATAACTGATTCCAAAGGGCAAGAAACCAAGTTTGTTATATCTAATTCTGGTGCTATTGAAGTTGTCAAAATACGTTCAGATAAGCAAAGCCACGTAATAACGGTACTTAATGGTTTAGGTGGCCCACAAAAGGCTTCAGCTGAATTAGAAAAAATTGAAGTTGTTTTTGACGGTTATCCAAAACCAATAGAGTTAATTCAATATTTTATTAAAATGAATGAGTATGAAGAAGACCAAATCTTTTTAGATTTTTTTGCAGGTTCTGGAACTTTAGGTCATGCTATGTTTAAATTGAATGAGGAAGAAGGAACTAACAGACGTTTTATTTTAGTCCAACTTCCTGAAGCAACTGAAGCCAACAGTAAAGCCAAATCATCAGGTTTTGAAAAAATAAGCGACATTACAATAGAACGAAATAAGCGTGTTGTTGAAAAAATCATTGAAGAAAAGAAAAATAAACAACCCGATTTGTTCAACAATGGCGATGCAGAAGAAGCAACAAAAGGATTAGGTTTTAAAGTATTCAAACTGACAAAATCAAACTTCCCACGAGTTGAATTTGCACCAGACCCAAACAAAACAGATGAAGAAAATATAGAGCTTTTTAAAAAATACATTTCAGACAAAGAAGCACAACTGGTTACCGCTTTTAACCGTGATGAATTATTAACAGAGATATTACTTAAAAATAATTTTACGCTCAATTACAGAACCGAGAAACAAGAGCAATTCAAAAAGAATGAAATTCTTCATGTTACCGATGGAGAAAAGGAAACCCTTATTTGCCTTGATATAATAATAGATATGGAAACGGTAGAACATTTCAAAACCAATACCGAACAGAAATTTATCTGTCTTGAAAGAGCTTTAGATACAACAAAGAAATACAACCTAAAACACTACATGGGCGATAAATTTATTGCGTTTTAATAAAAAATCTGACAGTTATGAAAAATGAATGGATTAATAAAAAAAGAGAACGGTCTGTTAACAGTTTAAAGCTTTGGAGTGATAATCCTCGCTTAAACCCAAGCAATGAGTATGTCAGGCTGTCAGATTATATTAATGAAATAATTTCAAATGATTTTGATAAAAATGAATTTATCAGACTTGTAAAATCAATTGTTGATAGAGATTTTCTTTCTTTTGACCCTGTTGTCGTTTGGCAAAAAGAAAAGGATGGACCTTATACTGTCATTGAAGGTAATCGAAGAGTAATTGCCTTAAAACTTTTACGTGAACCCCATAAAGCTCCAAAAGCTATAAAACAAACGATAGCTAAACTTGCTCAAGGAGCTAAGAATAAAGATTTTCTTGAAAAAATACCAGTCCTGATAGCTCCATCATTTGAAGATATAGAATGGTACTTGCATGAAAGGCATAATCAATCTGGTCTTATGCGTAAATGGAGTAGAGAACAACAGCTCAATGCAATTTATGATTTGTATGAAAAATACAATGGTGATATAGCTAGCCTTATCCGTATTTCAGGTTTAAGTCAAGGTGATATTGAAGGGCATATAAGAGTTATTAAACTTAAAAACTACATTCACAATCTAAAAGATTTGTTAAGCGACGAGGAATATTCCACGGCTGTATCACATCGTTTCCCAATTTCAACATTGGAAAGATGGTTTTCTAATACAGAAGTTCGAAAGAGATGGAATATTAACTATGATGGTGTAAATGTTAATGTAGAAACAGAAGAAGATGATTTTAAGAAAGCGTATTCTCAGCTGGTGAAATGGATGTTAGCAGATGAAAAGGCAGAGAATAAAATTAACTCTCGAACAATTCGCAATGCTGAACAAATAGTCCATTTCTTGGATAAATTTGAAAAAGTTAATAAGTCAGATGTTCCTATTTCTTTTACAGAAAGAAAAAACAATGGTACTGTTGCAAAAGATGTAGTAAAACCACAAACGGCTTCTCCTATTACCAAGAATAATAAACGAACCAAACTAATTGATAATAAATACTCATTAACAACTACTGATTTACGTTTGTTGGATATCTTTGAAGAGCTTAAGAATATTCCTTTAAGATGGAAAAATGCAATATCAGCATCCATTCGTGTTATACTTGATATTTCTGTAAGAAATTATATTATCAATAACAATCTTGAAGCAGATATTTGTAAAAAATACAAAACAGCTTTAGTCAATATAACTCTACAGCAGAGACTTGACTTTTTAAAGGACAAACTACCTAAGAAACAAAATGATATACTAGCAAAACTATTGAATTATGAAAATGAATTTAGCCTTTCTGTTTTAAATGGTTTTGTTCATGGTTCTGACACACATCATTTAGATGCAGGTTTCTTAAATCGTTTTTGGGACTTTTTGTTTCCTCTGTTCAAGGAGATTTTAGATATTAGCGAAGTTGAAAATAAGTAGAGTATAAAAATATGGTAAATACTCCTTTAAGATACCCAGGTGGAAAATCCGTAATGACAAATTTTTTCAAAGAGTTTATTAAACTCAATGACATGAAAAATGTCATATATGCAGAACCTTACGCAGGCGGTGCAGGGGCTGGAATCAATTTATTATTGGAGGGTGTCGTTAAGCGAATTTATATCAATGATGCAAGTAAACCGATATTTGCTTTTTGGTATAGTTTAATTGAGTGTAGTGAAGCTTTTATGGAGCTATTTGAAAATGTGGAAATAACTTTAGAAGAATGGTTTAGATGTAAAAATATTTTTCAGAATTCAGATTCTATTTCAACTGATAATAAAAATGATATGTTGGCTTTAGGGTTTGCAACATTTTTCATGAACAGATGTAATCGTTCAGGTGTTTTAAATGCAGGTCCGATTGGAGGGAATAGCTTGGAGGCCCAGTTACAAGCCAATTATAAAATTGACGCACGTTTCAAGAAGGATTTTTTGCGAGAAAAGCTTTATAATATTATTGCCAATAAGAAAAATATAAAAATATTTAATGATGATGCTTTGTATTTTCTAAAATATAGGATAAAAGCACCAATCCCAACCGAAAGGCAAAAAGATGTTTTAATTTATTTAGACCCTCCTTATTATGTGCAAGGTTCAAGTTTATATATGAATTATTATAAACATGATGACCATTTTAAGCTTTCTAAATATTTGAAAAGAGAAAGTTTCTTTAAGTGGATTCTTTCTTATGATGATGTTGAAGAGGTGAGTGAAATGTATCGTTCATATAATCAGTACACTTTTGCTTTATCATATACTGTTCAGCAAAAGAAAAAAGGTAGTGAATTGTTAATTCATTCTAGAAATTCAATAATTCCACATTTAATACAGTCGAAAAAAAGTAAACGAAAAGAAATTAGTTTAATTCAGAAAATTATTTTAAAAGAATAAATCAAATCTCGAAGCAAGATTATTGTAACAGTAAATTATTAAAATGTGAATAAAAGCAATTGGTAAACATATTGAAGCAGAAAAAATGTAGGAGA
Proteins encoded:
- a CDS encoding site-specific DNA-methyltransferase; this translates as MENIQDLMPNSHDWNKERLETLKQMFPDLFTNEGQLNINELKKVVDPSSVAETERYEFRWFGKSNAKRNAFTPSNATLIYDEQRSVNPTESENLIIEGENLEVLKLLSGSYREKIKCIYIDPPYNKDKDFVYKDTWKLDIKAYWELNGVFRDGVKVDTNSDTDGRYHSNWLNMMYSRLLISRQLLKEDGVIFISIDDTEIHHLRKMCDEVFGERNFLTQFSWRTDGNFDNQAKFKKCHEYIVVYAKNEELFPAPPVVDPGTNDDSKLFLEEIRNTIVKNGPKNPVSEVKLPIGFPSDIKNGTIDKREKSWPNYLNDAIITDGKLQSETIVKSGWSSKDLLIEFIENNCQPITDSKGQETKFVISNSGAIEVVKIRSDKQSHVITVLNGLGGPQKASAELEKIEVVFDGYPKPIELIQYFIKMNEYEEDQIFLDFFAGSGTLGHAMFKLNEEEGTNRRFILVQLPEATEANSKAKSSGFEKISDITIERNKRVVEKIIEEKKNKQPDLFNNGDAEEATKGLGFKVFKLTKSNFPRVEFAPDPNKTDEENIELFKKYISDKEAQLVTAFNRDELLTEILLKNNFTLNYRTEKQEQFKKNEILHVTDGEKETLICLDIIIDMETVEHFKTNTEQKFICLERALDTTKKYNLKHYMGDKFIAF
- a CDS encoding ParB N-terminal domain-containing protein gives rise to the protein MKNEWINKKRERSVNSLKLWSDNPRLNPSNEYVRLSDYINEIISNDFDKNEFIRLVKSIVDRDFLSFDPVVVWQKEKDGPYTVIEGNRRVIALKLLREPHKAPKAIKQTIAKLAQGAKNKDFLEKIPVLIAPSFEDIEWYLHERHNQSGLMRKWSREQQLNAIYDLYEKYNGDIASLIRISGLSQGDIEGHIRVIKLKNYIHNLKDLLSDEEYSTAVSHRFPISTLERWFSNTEVRKRWNINYDGVNVNVETEEDDFKKAYSQLVKWMLADEKAENKINSRTIRNAEQIVHFLDKFEKVNKSDVPISFTERKNNGTVAKDVVKPQTASPITKNNKRTKLIDNKYSLTTTDLRLLDIFEELKNIPLRWKNAISASIRVILDISVRNYIINNNLEADICKKYKTALVNITLQQRLDFLKDKLPKKQNDILAKLLNYENEFSLSVLNGFVHGSDTHHLDAGFLNRFWDFLFPLFKEILDISEVENK
- a CDS encoding DNA adenine methylase, producing the protein MVNTPLRYPGGKSVMTNFFKEFIKLNDMKNVIYAEPYAGGAGAGINLLLEGVVKRIYINDASKPIFAFWYSLIECSEAFMELFENVEITLEEWFRCKNIFQNSDSISTDNKNDMLALGFATFFMNRCNRSGVLNAGPIGGNSLEAQLQANYKIDARFKKDFLREKLYNIIANKKNIKIFNDDALYFLKYRIKAPIPTERQKDVLIYLDPPYYVQGSSLYMNYYKHDDHFKLSKYLKRESFFKWILSYDDVEEVSEMYRSYNQYTFALSYTVQQKKKGSELLIHSRNSIIPHLIQSKKSKRKEISLIQKIILKE
- a CDS encoding restriction endonuclease, which gives rise to MELQLEDLKYQDEAIESVIKVFDGTEKNTFDNSCIDGIRSNICKLNNEEILKNIENIAEENGIHADIANISEENDLCVEMETGTGKTLVYLKTIYELYKHYGFTKFIILVPSVAIRQGVLNTFNGFSRQLEELYGFKPNAFEYDSKKLSKVTNYIEDQHPQIMIMTLASFNSEDKILNQAQREDLFSNMPFIEAIGKTNPIIFMDEPQEGMDTDNSHERIGKLNPLFKIRFSATHKVVCNLLYRLTPYDSYKQGLVKKIEVLTVTEKNDEASLKIEFSEVQNGKSDPKAKLKAWHQTKSGKIEFKDTKWLKVGDNLGDVTSNPSYLNYKINRINKSLKTQKWSVTFSNGVELFEKTTTGNLQPIWTLQLEWLIHRHFTKTERLAEKGIKCLSLIFIDKVSNYMGEEPIIKNLFAEKYREIYPEYNGGKEPSEEYIKSIQGYYFAQKASGEFADNEGGVNEQKRIYELILKGREELLNKDNPVQFVFSHSALGVGWDNPNVFNIATLNTAFSEIRKRQEIGRGLRICVNQDGQRVYDSLAVEDSERINQLTVIPNETYETFVTQYQEEIKSVYGSASAGAGMTHTHKGEKQNLVKFKRNQSETIDEAFKRFWKAMSKKTDYIMSFSEDNLISTSVERLNQIEIPDYVIEASSHMIQEISEDGKQDEFGGKESRQMKASFTALDLIEELSENTGISYQTTIEIINKINLDHFIKNPPRFIHEAASIIRNVELEEMVRGLDYHITGDEYTFNFEEFERQIDDKKIRETPNKGVYDKFVFDSDIESRFGLHAENDPEVVCFLKLPLWYKIKTPVGEYNPDFGVVMKRKQLKTGNESQYYFVVETKGTDDINDKKALTESEIYKIRCAIKHFTALGVEVQYNAPIKEYNTFKTKATQTINELEEA